The Coffea arabica cultivar ET-39 chromosome 1e, Coffea Arabica ET-39 HiFi, whole genome shotgun sequence genome has a window encoding:
- the LOC113714406 gene encoding phenylacetaldehyde synthase isoform X2: MEGELKPMNAEQLRECGHRMVDFIADYYKDIENFPVLSQVQPGYLRQLLPGSAPVHPDTLEDVLDDMQRKILPGVTHWQSPNFFAYYPSNSSVAGFLGEMLSAGINMVGFSWITSPAATELEMIVLDWLAKALNLPDDFLSTGRGGGVIQGTASEAVLVVLLAARDKVLRKIGKDAIGKLVVYSSDQTHSALQKACQIAGIHPDNCRVLKTDSSTDYALSPESLSEAITHDLAIGLVPFFLCATVGSTSSTAVDPLLALGKITKDRSALIQSLSTNPEFLKNNASEKNVVVDYKDWQIPLGRRFRSLKLWMVLRLYGLENLQAYIRNHIKLARDFEKLVAQDSRFEIVAPRKFSLVCFRLLSPQSDEDCANKLNRDLLDAANSTGKIYISHTVLSNKYTLRFAVGAPLTEERHVVDAWKVLQVEASNLLRTL; encoded by the exons AT GGAGGGGGAGTTGAAGCCAATGAATGCGGAGCAATTGAGAGAATGCGGTCACCGGATGGTTGATTTCATAGCTGATTACTACAAGGACATTGAGAATTTCCCTGTTCTCAGCCAAGTCCAG CCCGGATATCTGCGTCAGCTTTTGCCAGGGTCTGCGCCGGTTCATCCTGATACTCTGGAAGATGTTCTCGATG atATGCAGCGGAAGATATTACCAGGGGTAACCCATTGGCAAAGCCCAAATTTCTTCGCATACTATCCCTCTAATAGCAGTGTTGCAGGATTTTTAGGAGAAATGCTCAGTGCTGGGATCAATATGGTAGGCTTTAGTTGGATAACCTCTCCTGCAGCGACAGAACTAGAGATGATAGTTCTGGACTGGCTTGCCAAAGCGCTAAATCTGCCTGATGATTTCCTCTCAACGG GTCGAGGTGGTGGAGTGATACAAGGCACAGCAAGTGAAGCTGTACTAGTTGTCCTTTTAGCTGCTCGTGATAAAGTTCTGAGAAAGATTGGAAAAGATGCCATTGGAAAGCTTGTAGTTTATTCTTCTGATCAAACTCATTCAGCTTTACAAAAAGCTTGCCAG ATAGCAGGAATTCATCCAGATAATTGTAGAGTGCTGAAAACGGACTCTTCAACTGATTATGCTCTCTCTCCGGAGTCACTTAGTGAAGCGATCACACATGATCTGGCAATTGGTTTAGTCCCTTTCTTCTTGTGTGCCACT GTTGGTAGTACATCATCAACAGCTGTAGATCCATTGCTGGCATTAGGGAAGATTACAAAG GACCGAAGTGCTCTAATTCAATCGCTCTCAACGAACCCTGAGTTTCTCAAAAATAAT GCTTCTGAAAAGAACGTGGTTGTGGACTACAAAGATTGGCAAATTCCTCTTGGGCGCAGGTTCAG GTCACTGAAGTTATGGATGGTATTAAGACTCTATGGGTTGGAGAATCTACAAGCATACATAAGAAACCACATCAAATTGGCTAGGgattttgaaaaacttgttgCTCAAGATTCGAGATTTGAG ATTGTAGCCCCGAGGAAATTCTCTCTGGTTTGCTTCCGTCTTCTAAGTCCTCAAAGTGATGAAGATTGTGCTAACAAGTTGAACCGTGACCTATTGGATGCTGCAAACTCGACTGGAAAGATCTATATTTCTCACACA gttttgtcaaacaaatacACATTGCGCTTCGCAGTTGGAGCTCCACTGACAGAAGAAAGACATGTAGTTGATGCTTGGAAGGTTCTGCAAGTTGAAGCTTCTAATCTGCTAAGAACCCTGTAG
- the LOC113714406 gene encoding phenylacetaldehyde synthase isoform X1 encodes MEGELKPMNAEQLRECGHRMVDFIADYYKDIENFPVLSQVQPGYLRQLLPGSAPVHPDTLEDVLDDMQRKILPGVTHWQSPNFFAYYPSNSSVAGFLGEMLSAGINMVGFSWITSPAATELEMIVLDWLAKALNLPDDFLSTGRGGGVIQGTASEAVLVVLLAARDKVLRKIGKDAIGKLVVYSSDQTHSALQKACQIAGIHPDNCRVLKTDSSTDYALSPESLSEAITHDLAIGLVPFFLCATVGSTSSTAVDPLLALGKITKSNGIWFHVDAAYAGSSCVCPELRHYIDGVEEADSFNMNAHKWFLTNFDCSILWVKDRSALIQSLSTNPEFLKNNASEKNVVVDYKDWQIPLGRRFRSLKLWMVLRLYGLENLQAYIRNHIKLARDFEKLVAQDSRFEIVAPRKFSLVCFRLLSPQSDEDCANKLNRDLLDAANSTGKIYISHTVLSNKYTLRFAVGAPLTEERHVVDAWKVLQVEASNLLRTL; translated from the exons AT GGAGGGGGAGTTGAAGCCAATGAATGCGGAGCAATTGAGAGAATGCGGTCACCGGATGGTTGATTTCATAGCTGATTACTACAAGGACATTGAGAATTTCCCTGTTCTCAGCCAAGTCCAG CCCGGATATCTGCGTCAGCTTTTGCCAGGGTCTGCGCCGGTTCATCCTGATACTCTGGAAGATGTTCTCGATG atATGCAGCGGAAGATATTACCAGGGGTAACCCATTGGCAAAGCCCAAATTTCTTCGCATACTATCCCTCTAATAGCAGTGTTGCAGGATTTTTAGGAGAAATGCTCAGTGCTGGGATCAATATGGTAGGCTTTAGTTGGATAACCTCTCCTGCAGCGACAGAACTAGAGATGATAGTTCTGGACTGGCTTGCCAAAGCGCTAAATCTGCCTGATGATTTCCTCTCAACGG GTCGAGGTGGTGGAGTGATACAAGGCACAGCAAGTGAAGCTGTACTAGTTGTCCTTTTAGCTGCTCGTGATAAAGTTCTGAGAAAGATTGGAAAAGATGCCATTGGAAAGCTTGTAGTTTATTCTTCTGATCAAACTCATTCAGCTTTACAAAAAGCTTGCCAG ATAGCAGGAATTCATCCAGATAATTGTAGAGTGCTGAAAACGGACTCTTCAACTGATTATGCTCTCTCTCCGGAGTCACTTAGTGAAGCGATCACACATGATCTGGCAATTGGTTTAGTCCCTTTCTTCTTGTGTGCCACT GTTGGTAGTACATCATCAACAGCTGTAGATCCATTGCTGGCATTAGGGAAGATTACAAAG AGTAATGGAATTTGGTTTCATGTGGATGCTGCCTACGCTGGCAGCTCATGTGTTTGTCCAGAACTACGCCACTACATTGATGGCGTTGAGGAAGCTGACTCATTCAATATGAATGCACATAAGTGGTTTTTGACTAACTTTGATTGCTCAATACTTTGGGTTAAG GACCGAAGTGCTCTAATTCAATCGCTCTCAACGAACCCTGAGTTTCTCAAAAATAAT GCTTCTGAAAAGAACGTGGTTGTGGACTACAAAGATTGGCAAATTCCTCTTGGGCGCAGGTTCAG GTCACTGAAGTTATGGATGGTATTAAGACTCTATGGGTTGGAGAATCTACAAGCATACATAAGAAACCACATCAAATTGGCTAGGgattttgaaaaacttgttgCTCAAGATTCGAGATTTGAG ATTGTAGCCCCGAGGAAATTCTCTCTGGTTTGCTTCCGTCTTCTAAGTCCTCAAAGTGATGAAGATTGTGCTAACAAGTTGAACCGTGACCTATTGGATGCTGCAAACTCGACTGGAAAGATCTATATTTCTCACACA gttttgtcaaacaaatacACATTGCGCTTCGCAGTTGGAGCTCCACTGACAGAAGAAAGACATGTAGTTGATGCTTGGAAGGTTCTGCAAGTTGAAGCTTCTAATCTGCTAAGAACCCTGTAG